A genomic region of Methylobacterium durans contains the following coding sequences:
- a CDS encoding DUF427 domain-containing protein: MREPGPDHPIGIAPHANRVRVSARGQSVADSRRALRLSEASYLPVLYIPRADARFELFRRSTRTSHCPYKGEASYYDLVVDGEVRPNAVWSYEDPFPAVNAIRGHLAFYPDKVDAIEDA; this comes from the coding sequence ATGAGAGAGCCCGGCCCCGACCATCCGATCGGAATCGCGCCGCACGCCAATCGCGTCCGCGTGAGCGCGCGTGGCCAGTCCGTCGCCGATTCGCGCCGCGCCCTGCGCCTCAGCGAGGCGAGCTACCTGCCGGTCCTCTACATCCCGCGGGCGGACGCCCGGTTCGAGCTGTTCCGCAGGAGCACCCGCACCAGCCACTGCCCTTACAAGGGCGAGGCCAGCTACTACGACCTCGTCGTCGACGGCGAGGTGCGCCCGAACGCGGTCTGGAGCTACGAGGACCCGTTCCCGGCGGTGAACGCCATTCGCGGGCACCTCGCCTTCTACCCGGACAAGGTCGACGCGATCGAGGACGCGTAG
- a CDS encoding DoxX family protein: MSTGTAGQILRILIALFFLVAAGMKFAGTAFEVAGFERFGYALWFMYVVGALQVVGALLLAMRGTAALGAALLAVIMLGAVGSHLRAGDPVTMAMPAFILLVVLTGIAGLTRPAGLGARRPA, translated from the coding sequence GTGAGCACGGGAACCGCGGGGCAGATCCTGCGGATCCTCATCGCCCTCTTCTTCCTCGTCGCGGCGGGGATGAAGTTCGCGGGCACCGCGTTCGAGGTCGCGGGATTCGAGCGCTTCGGCTACGCCCTCTGGTTCATGTACGTGGTGGGCGCCCTCCAGGTCGTCGGCGCACTGCTCCTCGCGATGCGCGGCACGGCCGCCCTCGGCGCGGCGCTCCTCGCCGTGATCATGCTCGGCGCGGTGGGAAGCCACCTGCGGGCGGGCGACCCCGTGACCATGGCGATGCCGGCCTTCATTCTCCTCGTCGTGCTCACCGGCATCGCCGGGCTCACGCGGCCCGCCGGCCTCGGGGCCCGGCGGCCCGCGTGA
- the zwf gene encoding glucose-6-phosphate dehydrogenase yields MATIIPVASFDCVVFGATGDLTTRKLLPALYYRYKDGQIPPTSRIIGASRSEITGDQFRERARDALKRFVPGHDLSEEALSAFVDHLDYVAVDGAGEDGWEDLAVKLAERPDQVRPYYLATSPDLYGAICRNLARHGLIGEKSRVVLEKPIGKDLKSARAINDAVGEVFPEEQIFRIDHYLGKETVQNLLALRFANTIFERLWTADVIDHVQITVGETVGVEGRAGYYDTSGALRDMVQNHLLQLLCLTAMESPLNLDANSVRDEKLKVLRALKPITVNDVQHVTVRGQYAAGAVEGRPVEGYLADLGPGSQSRTETFVALKLEVQSWRWAGVPFYLRTGKRLPQKMSEIVVQFRASPFSIFPEEAFGREPNRLVIRLQPQEGMKLEVMTKDPGPGGMRLRPTALDISFEETFKQRYPDAYERLLMDVVRGNPTLFMRRDEVEVAWAWADSLLKAWADRPEAPRPYAAGSWGPTAAIALIERDGRTWHEDLR; encoded by the coding sequence TTGGCCACGATCATCCCCGTCGCTTCCTTCGACTGCGTCGTCTTCGGCGCCACGGGAGACCTCACCACCCGCAAGCTCCTGCCGGCCCTCTATTACCGCTACAAGGACGGGCAGATCCCGCCGACGAGCCGCATCATCGGCGCCTCCCGCTCGGAGATCACGGGAGACCAGTTCCGCGAGCGGGCGCGGGACGCCCTCAAGCGCTTCGTGCCAGGCCACGACCTCTCCGAGGAGGCGCTCTCGGCCTTCGTCGACCATCTCGACTACGTCGCGGTCGACGGCGCGGGCGAGGACGGCTGGGAGGATCTCGCGGTAAAGCTCGCCGAGCGCCCGGATCAGGTGCGGCCCTATTACCTCGCCACCTCGCCCGACCTCTACGGCGCGATCTGCCGGAACCTCGCCCGCCACGGGCTCATCGGCGAGAAGAGCCGCGTCGTCCTGGAGAAGCCGATCGGCAAGGACCTGAAATCCGCCCGCGCCATCAACGACGCGGTCGGCGAGGTCTTCCCCGAGGAGCAGATCTTCCGGATCGACCATTATCTCGGCAAGGAGACGGTCCAGAACCTGCTGGCGCTGCGCTTCGCCAACACGATCTTCGAGCGGCTCTGGACCGCCGACGTGATCGACCACGTCCAGATCACGGTCGGCGAGACCGTCGGCGTCGAGGGCCGCGCCGGATATTACGACACCTCCGGCGCCCTGCGGGACATGGTGCAGAACCACCTCCTGCAACTCCTCTGCCTCACCGCGATGGAGAGCCCGCTCAACCTCGACGCGAACTCCGTGCGCGATGAGAAGCTGAAGGTTCTGCGGGCGCTCAAGCCGATCACGGTCAACGACGTGCAGCACGTCACCGTGCGCGGCCAGTACGCGGCGGGCGCCGTCGAAGGCAGGCCGGTGGAGGGCTACCTCGCCGACCTCGGCCCCGGCTCGCAGAGCCGCACCGAGACCTTCGTGGCGCTCAAGCTCGAAGTGCAATCCTGGCGCTGGGCCGGCGTGCCCTTCTACCTTCGCACCGGCAAGCGGCTGCCGCAGAAGATGTCCGAGATCGTGGTGCAGTTCCGCGCCTCGCCCTTCTCGATCTTCCCCGAGGAAGCCTTCGGGCGCGAGCCGAACCGCCTCGTCATCCGCCTGCAGCCGCAGGAGGGCATGAAGCTCGAGGTGATGACGAAGGATCCCGGCCCCGGCGGCATGCGCCTGCGGCCGACCGCCCTCGACATCTCCTTCGAGGAGACCTTCAAGCAGCGCTACCCCGACGCCTACGAGCGCCTGCTGATGGACGTGGTGCGCGGCAACCCGACCCTGTTCATGCGCCGCGACGAGGTCGAGGTCGCCTGGGCCTGGGCGGATTCGCTGCTGAAGGCCTGGGCCGACCGGCCCGAGGCGCCGCGCCCCTACGCCGCCGGCTCCTGGGGGCCGACCGCGGCGATCGCCCTGATCGAGCGCGACGGGCGCACGTGGCACGAAGATCTGCGCTGA
- a CDS encoding endo-1,4-beta-xylanase: MRIPDPSRRAVIAGLAGTIAAPAQAGAGRGSWSADSLHAAAARTGLAYGTAVPVERMQDRAYLAVVARECGILVPNTQTKMLSILTAPGVEDFSETDKVLRLARANGQRLRGHTLVWHDGIPAWAQPLIARASAYQAESFLRRWIGAVAGHCRGRIEAWDVINEVLAQGEIRRADGLRETPWLAALGPDYIDLAFRILHEVDPKAAGTWNEDAVEQSVPWMEARRNLVLRRIEGMRARGVPIHRFGLQSHLASPIPIDERQLRRFLRELGQMGLGIEITELDFDDRAFPADIATRDRMVADYARRYLDVVLDEPAVLNILTWDFYDPATWLNRHPDRRRPDGLPQRALPFDAAYRRKPLWHAMHRAFAAAPDHGAARERLRRV; the protein is encoded by the coding sequence GTGCGCATCCCTGACCCGAGCCGGCGCGCGGTGATCGCCGGGCTCGCCGGTACCATCGCGGCGCCCGCCCAGGCCGGCGCAGGGCGGGGCTCGTGGTCGGCCGACAGCCTCCACGCGGCCGCCGCCCGCACCGGCCTCGCCTACGGCACCGCGGTTCCGGTCGAGCGGATGCAGGACCGGGCCTACCTCGCGGTCGTCGCCCGCGAGTGCGGCATCCTCGTCCCCAACACCCAGACGAAGATGCTGAGCATCCTCACTGCTCCGGGCGTCGAGGATTTCTCCGAAACCGACAAGGTGCTGCGGCTCGCCCGGGCCAACGGGCAGCGCCTGCGCGGGCACACCCTGGTCTGGCACGACGGCATCCCAGCCTGGGCGCAGCCGCTCATCGCCCGCGCCAGCGCCTACCAGGCGGAGAGCTTCCTGCGGCGCTGGATCGGCGCCGTGGCGGGCCATTGCCGCGGCCGGATCGAGGCCTGGGACGTGATCAACGAGGTGCTGGCGCAGGGCGAGATCCGCCGCGCCGACGGCCTGCGCGAGACGCCCTGGCTCGCCGCCCTCGGGCCCGACTACATCGACCTCGCCTTCCGGATCCTGCACGAGGTCGATCCGAAGGCCGCGGGCACTTGGAACGAGGACGCGGTGGAGCAGAGCGTCCCCTGGATGGAGGCGCGCCGCAACCTGGTGCTGCGCCGGATCGAGGGCATGCGCGCCCGCGGCGTGCCGATCCACCGCTTCGGCCTGCAATCGCACCTCGCGAGCCCGATCCCGATCGACGAGCGGCAATTGCGGCGCTTCCTGCGCGAGCTCGGCCAGATGGGGCTCGGCATCGAGATCACCGAGCTCGACTTCGACGACCGCGCCTTCCCCGCCGACATCGCGACCCGCGACCGGATGGTGGCGGATTACGCCCGGCGCTACCTCGACGTGGTGCTCGACGAGCCGGCCGTGCTCAACATCCTGACCTGGGATTTCTACGACCCCGCCACCTGGCTCAACCGTCACCCCGACCGCCGCCGCCCGGACGGGCTGCCGCAGCGGGCGCTGCCCTTCGACGCCGCCTACCGCCGCAAGCCGCTCTGGCACGCGATGCACAGGGCCTTCGCGGCCGCGCCGGATCATGGGGCGGCCCGTGAGCGCCTGCGCCGGGTGTGA
- a CDS encoding L,D-transpeptidase family protein translates to MRSRLFPSPFRLRAGLSPLALIAALGTAAAQTPPIAPQPAAEPPAAAAAPAPPAPSLPAPPAQPLAESPAPAAPAKKSREPAPLVYARVSEDPVPTLAPSTFLDTLRMAERYQAYAEAGGWESLAADLVLKPGAQSPSVPSLRHHLTLTGDLPADATPSDRHDAALVAAVKSFQARHGLPETGIVARQTVAALNVPAAVRQRQLAASAARLMGSNFPFGERYVTVNIPSATVEAVEKGAVARRYVAVVGSTDKPTPAVETRITDVNLNPTWTVPVSVVRNEIIPKMRKDPTWLAKNRIRILGPGGIEVDPTTVDWKTERAVNYTLRQDSGLDNSLGQVRIDMPNRHAVYMHDTPSKSLFARSVRFHSHGCVRVGQVKEFAGWLLASTPGPNGPGTAWGPMEIETGIAMGDRRDIKLTKPVPVTFVYLTGYATPDGRAHFRDDIYGLDTPSAAPAPSAAAPEPQTTGSIPARPAAPKPPRTEPVPSAAPKPEARKPIPPTAAAPRAIAREPVLLPPGLVGPRA, encoded by the coding sequence ATGCGCTCGCGTCTGTTCCCGTCCCCCTTCCGCCTGCGCGCGGGCCTCTCGCCGCTGGCGCTGATCGCGGCGCTCGGCACCGCCGCCGCGCAGACGCCGCCGATCGCGCCGCAGCCCGCGGCGGAGCCGCCCGCCGCCGCGGCGGCGCCCGCGCCGCCCGCCCCGTCCCTGCCCGCCCCGCCCGCGCAACCGCTGGCGGAGTCACCCGCACCCGCTGCGCCGGCGAAGAAATCCCGCGAGCCGGCGCCGCTCGTCTACGCCCGCGTCTCCGAGGATCCGGTGCCGACGCTCGCGCCCTCGACCTTCCTCGACACGCTCCGCATGGCCGAGCGATACCAGGCCTATGCCGAGGCGGGCGGCTGGGAGAGCCTCGCGGCGGATCTCGTGCTGAAGCCGGGCGCCCAGAGCCCGTCCGTGCCGAGCCTGCGCCACCACCTGACGCTCACCGGCGACCTGCCCGCGGACGCGACCCCGAGCGACCGGCACGACGCGGCGCTGGTCGCCGCCGTCAAATCCTTCCAGGCCCGCCACGGCCTGCCCGAGACCGGAATCGTCGCCCGCCAGACGGTGGCGGCGCTCAACGTGCCGGCCGCCGTCCGCCAGCGCCAGCTCGCGGCCTCCGCCGCCCGCCTGATGGGCTCGAACTTCCCCTTCGGCGAGCGCTACGTCACCGTGAACATCCCCTCCGCCACCGTCGAGGCGGTGGAGAAGGGCGCGGTCGCCCGCCGCTACGTCGCGGTGGTCGGCTCCACCGACAAGCCGACGCCCGCCGTCGAGACGCGCATCACCGACGTCAATCTCAATCCGACCTGGACGGTCCCGGTCTCGGTGGTGAGGAACGAGATCATCCCGAAGATGCGCAAGGATCCGACTTGGCTCGCCAAGAACCGGATCCGCATCCTCGGACCGGGCGGCATCGAGGTGGACCCGACCACGGTCGACTGGAAGACGGAGCGGGCGGTGAACTACACGCTGCGCCAGGATTCCGGCCTCGACAACTCGCTGGGCCAAGTGCGCATCGACATGCCGAACCGCCACGCGGTCTACATGCACGACACGCCCTCGAAGTCGCTCTTCGCTCGCTCGGTGCGATTCCACTCGCACGGCTGCGTGCGCGTCGGCCAGGTTAAGGAATTCGCGGGCTGGCTCCTCGCGAGCACGCCGGGGCCGAACGGGCCCGGCACCGCCTGGGGCCCGATGGAGATCGAGACCGGGATCGCCATGGGTGATCGCCGGGACATCAAGCTGACGAAGCCGGTCCCCGTCACCTTCGTGTATCTCACGGGCTACGCCACCCCGGACGGGCGGGCGCATTTCCGCGACGACATCTACGGGCTTGATACGCCGAGCGCCGCACCCGCACCGTCCGCCGCAGCGCCCGAGCCGCAGACCACCGGATCGATTCCGGCCCGGCCCGCCGCCCCGAAGCCGCCCCGCACCGAACCCGTGCCGAGCGCCGCTCCGAAGCCCGAGGCCCGCAAGCCGATCCCGCCCACCGCGGCGGCACCCAGGGCAATCGCCCGCGAGCCGGTGCTGCTGCCCCCGGGCCTCGTGGGCCCGCGGGCCTGA
- a CDS encoding DUF4142 domain-containing protein, with protein MKNHLLVAACLAALTLPAASPGLAQSLSEKSGLNTLVGAAPSTADFVKEAAISDMFEIQSSQLAVERGDDATKTYAKQMIDEHKKTTSDLKGFVEGGKVQATLPTELDSTHQSKLDKLKGLQGNDFNKQYHSDQVKAHKDAVDLFGRYAKSGDNADLKSWAGKTQPHLDHHLKMAQDLDK; from the coding sequence ATGAAAAATCATCTTCTAGTTGCTGCCTGCCTGGCTGCGCTCACCCTGCCCGCGGCCTCGCCCGGCCTGGCCCAGTCGCTCAGCGAAAAGAGCGGCCTGAACACGCTCGTCGGAGCCGCACCATCGACCGCGGACTTCGTGAAGGAGGCGGCGATCAGCGACATGTTCGAGATCCAGTCGAGCCAGCTCGCGGTCGAGCGGGGCGACGACGCCACGAAGACCTACGCCAAGCAGATGATCGACGAGCACAAGAAGACGACCAGCGACCTGAAGGGCTTCGTCGAGGGCGGCAAGGTGCAGGCGACCCTGCCGACGGAACTCGACAGCACGCACCAGAGCAAGCTCGACAAGCTGAAGGGCCTGCAGGGCAACGACTTCAACAAGCAGTACCACAGCGATCAGGTGAAGGCGCACAAAGACGCCGTGGACCTGTTCGGGCGCTACGCGAAGAGCGGCGACAATGCCGACCTGAAATCCTGGGCCGGCAAGACCCAGCCGCATCTCGACCACCACCTGAAGATGGCGCAGGACCTCGACAAGTAG
- a CDS encoding SDR family NAD(P)-dependent oxidoreductase: MPQHPALSPGRAALVTGAASGLGLAAARAFAGLGMNVWLADLPGEALEAARAEVAALAAVEVRAVPTDVGSREAVAALREAMLAQGGPPAVLMLNAGIEGGGTLFSDLDLWHRILDTNLWGVVNGIGAFVPGMIEAGRPGAVIVTGSKQGITTPPGNTPYNVSKAGVKVVTEALAHDLRGRAGCPVSAHLFIPGFVYTGLARARGVAEKPEGAWTPEETIAFLLERLDDFYILCPDNETSRAQDERRIAWAAGDIIENRPALSRWHPDHAEAFRRHMAG, from the coding sequence ATGCCCCAGCATCCCGCCCTCAGCCCCGGCCGCGCCGCCCTCGTGACCGGCGCCGCGAGCGGCCTCGGGCTCGCCGCCGCCAGGGCCTTCGCCGGCCTGGGCATGAACGTCTGGCTCGCGGACCTGCCGGGCGAGGCGCTGGAGGCCGCGCGCGCCGAGGTCGCGGCCCTCGCGGCCGTCGAGGTGCGGGCGGTGCCGACCGATGTCGGGAGCCGCGAGGCCGTGGCCGCCCTGCGCGAGGCCATGCTCGCGCAGGGCGGCCCTCCGGCCGTGCTGATGCTGAATGCCGGCATCGAGGGCGGCGGCACGCTCTTCTCCGACCTCGACCTCTGGCACCGCATCCTCGACACCAACCTCTGGGGCGTGGTCAACGGCATCGGCGCCTTCGTGCCGGGCATGATCGAGGCGGGCCGGCCCGGCGCCGTCATCGTCACGGGCTCGAAGCAGGGCATCACCACGCCGCCTGGCAACACGCCCTACAACGTCTCGAAGGCGGGCGTGAAGGTCGTCACCGAGGCGCTCGCCCACGACCTGCGCGGGCGCGCGGGCTGCCCCGTCAGCGCGCATCTCTTCATCCCGGGCTTCGTCTATACGGGCCTCGCCAGGGCCCGCGGGGTCGCCGAGAAGCCGGAGGGCGCCTGGACGCCGGAGGAGACGATCGCCTTCCTGCTGGAGCGGTTGGACGATTTCTACATCCTCTGCCCCGACAACGAGACCTCGCGGGCGCAGGACGAGCGCCGCATCGCCTGGGCGGCCGGCGACATCATCGAGAACCGTCCGGCGCTGTCGCGCTGGCACCCGGATCACGCCGAGGCGTTCAGGCGGCACATGGCGGGCTGA
- a CDS encoding serine protease, which produces MPGLPDPRPPGLSGFALPSSRPGSGAASHDAAGQQDFRHPSRREPDRRPAGPRSSGSAGAPAARPAEAPTAPAPAAPDPGFEAAKAAFEALPEAERKGLQDALVWTGDYNSVITGTFGRRTFEALASFRTRAGAGTEDPLAPRLRTAILAGGEAARKAARFTVKPDPASGAVLGVPERLLTKRTAIPGGSRWQSADGRVTLESRSFKPGETGLDVLFERATNPGPDRKITYKLKRPDFVVVTGETGAGRSYIRYAAGEAGIRGFTIGYDKALAGEVDRLVIAIANAFLPFPEAAPAVAAAPIPPPPVPIREAPPAAATPSIAATGLAVAPGRVLTASAALEGCAAPRIGGAAARVLRSDPARGLALLEAPSAPGSVLPSPRPDPAGPDDALGVIGAGAGGTTLAPGTGSPAGGVVAPLQPGAAGAPAIDRAGRLAGIVARFPAAPRLVAGVAPPMSYPLIAGPAVAAFLAETGLRPGARQDGAAASLGQAAAPVASAIVAITCPR; this is translated from the coding sequence GTGCCGGGGCTTCCGGACCCGCGCCCGCCTGGCCTTTCCGGGTTCGCTCTGCCAAGCTCGCGGCCCGGTTCGGGGGCGGCCTCACATGACGCGGCGGGACAGCAGGACTTTCGGCATCCGTCTCGGCGCGAGCCTGATCGCCGGCCTGCTGGCCCTCGGTCCAGCGGCAGCGCAGGCGCCCCCGCCGCCCGCCCGGCCGAAGCCCCCACCGCCCCGGCGCCCGCAGCGCCCGACCCGGGCTTCGAGGCGGCCAAAGCCGCTTTCGAGGCGCTGCCGGAGGCGGAGCGCAAGGGGCTGCAGGACGCCCTCGTCTGGACCGGCGACTACAACAGCGTGATCACCGGTACGTTCGGGCGCCGCACCTTCGAGGCGCTCGCGAGCTTCCGGACCCGGGCCGGTGCGGGAACCGAGGACCCGCTCGCGCCGCGCCTGCGCACCGCGATCCTCGCGGGCGGCGAGGCGGCGCGGAAAGCCGCCCGCTTCACCGTCAAGCCCGATCCGGCGAGCGGGGCGGTGCTCGGCGTGCCGGAGCGGCTGCTGACGAAGCGCACTGCCATTCCCGGCGGCAGCCGCTGGCAGAGCGCGGACGGGCGCGTGACGCTGGAAAGCCGCTCGTTCAAGCCTGGGGAGACGGGCCTCGACGTCCTGTTCGAGCGTGCCACCAATCCGGGGCCGGACCGCAAGATCACCTACAAGCTGAAGCGGCCGGACTTCGTCGTCGTGACCGGCGAGACGGGAGCGGGCCGGTCCTACATCCGCTACGCCGCGGGGGAGGCCGGCATCCGCGGCTTCACGATCGGCTACGACAAGGCACTGGCGGGCGAGGTGGACCGGCTCGTGATCGCGATCGCCAACGCCTTCCTCCCGTTTCCGGAGGCCGCGCCCGCCGTCGCGGCGGCTCCAATCCCCCCACCTCCTGTGCCGATCCGGGAGGCGCCGCCGGCCGCCGCGACGCCGTCGATCGCGGCAACGGGCCTCGCCGTCGCGCCCGGGCGCGTGCTCACGGCCTCGGCCGCGCTCGAGGGCTGCGCGGCGCCGCGGATCGGTGGGGCGGCCGCGCGCGTCCTCAGGAGCGATCCGGCCCGCGGCCTCGCCCTCCTCGAAGCCCCGTCCGCTCCGGGCTCCGTCCTGCCCTCGCCCCGCCCGGACCCGGCCGGGCCGGACGACGCGCTCGGCGTGATCGGCGCAGGCGCGGGCGGCACCACCCTGGCGCCGGGCACGGGCAGCCCTGCTGGCGGCGTGGTCGCGCCGCTGCAGCCGGGGGCTGCGGGAGCCCCCGCGATCGACCGGGCCGGGCGGCTCGCGGGCATCGTCGCCCGCTTCCCCGCGGCGCCGCGTCTCGTCGCCGGGGTCGCGCCGCCGATGAGCTATCCCCTGATCGCGGGGCCGGCTGTCGCCGCGTTCCTCGCCGAGACCGGCCTTCGGCCGGGCGCCAGGCAGGACGGCGCGGCGGCGAGCCTGGGCCAAGCCGCCGCGCCCGTGGCGAGCGCGATCGTCGCGATCACCTGCCCGCGCTGA
- a CDS encoding methyltransferase domain-containing protein: MDAPIPLFDTPLGRRRLARARAGGYADFLLARTIEDLEDRLAAVLRTFSRALDLASPMPAAAQRLAAGGRAGSVLRLAPVPEAADGLLRVVGDPESLPFAAESFDLAVSLLALQHVNDLPGALVQLRRALRPDGLFIGCLLGGRTLTELRQAFAAAESEIEDGISPRIAPFAEVREIGGLLQRAGFALPVTDTETLTVRYPDPFALMRDLRAMGLTNILTERRRTPLRRATLVRAAEIYADRFADPDGRLRASFEILWVSGWAPHESQQKPLRPGSAKARLADALNTSEIGPDSTPAERSQR; encoded by the coding sequence ATGGACGCGCCGATTCCCCTGTTCGACACGCCGCTCGGCCGCCGCCGCCTCGCCCGGGCCCGCGCGGGCGGCTACGCCGACTTCCTGCTCGCCCGCACGATTGAGGATCTGGAGGATCGGCTCGCCGCCGTGCTGCGGACCTTCTCCCGCGCTCTCGATCTCGCCTCGCCGATGCCCGCGGCGGCACAGCGCCTTGCGGCCGGCGGGCGCGCGGGATCCGTCCTGCGCCTCGCGCCCGTGCCGGAGGCGGCCGACGGGCTTCTGCGCGTCGTCGGAGACCCCGAATCGCTGCCCTTCGCCGCCGAGAGCTTCGACCTCGCGGTCTCGCTGCTGGCGCTCCAGCACGTCAACGACCTGCCTGGTGCCCTGGTCCAGCTCCGCCGGGCCCTGCGGCCGGACGGGCTCTTCATCGGCTGCCTCCTCGGCGGACGCACCCTCACGGAGCTGCGCCAAGCCTTCGCGGCGGCCGAGAGCGAGATCGAGGACGGGATCAGTCCGCGCATCGCGCCCTTCGCCGAGGTGCGCGAGATCGGCGGCCTTCTCCAGCGGGCGGGCTTTGCCCTGCCGGTCACCGACACCGAGACCCTGACGGTGCGCTATCCCGATCCCTTCGCCCTGATGCGGGATCTGCGCGCGATGGGGCTGACCAACATCCTGACGGAGCGCCGCCGCACGCCGCTGCGGCGCGCGACGCTCGTCCGCGCGGCCGAGATCTACGCCGACCGCTTCGCCGACCCGGACGGGCGCCTGCGGGCGAGCTTCGAGATCCTCTGGGTCTCGGGCTGGGCGCCGCACGAGAGCCAGCAGAAGCCGCTCCGGCCCGGCAGCGCCAAGGCGCGGCTCGCCGATGCCCTGAACACGAGCGAGATCGGTCCCGACAGCACCCCCGCCGAGAGGAGCCAGCGATGA
- a CDS encoding ComF family protein: protein MRAPLLASVPAFRSLLRHALGLVYPPTCAACGAATADPGALCPACWTGLRLIEAPYCPRYGTPFALDLGIGPLLSPRAIAEPPVFGRGRAVALYDGTAREIVHRLKYEDRLDLAVPMARMMAARGRELLAEADCVVPVPLHRWRLFRRRFNQSALLARPIARSSGLPFEPGALKRVRATRSQVGLSRAGRAANLQGAFRVPEAGRPRLQGRRVLLVDDVTTTGATANAAARALLRGGAADVDLLTFALVAQDPL, encoded by the coding sequence GTGCGGGCACCGCTTCTCGCATCGGTGCCCGCGTTCCGGTCGCTGCTCCGCCACGCGCTCGGTCTCGTCTACCCGCCGACCTGCGCCGCCTGCGGCGCCGCGACCGCCGATCCCGGCGCCCTCTGCCCCGCCTGCTGGACCGGCCTACGCCTGATCGAGGCACCCTACTGCCCGCGCTACGGGACCCCGTTCGCCCTCGATCTCGGGATCGGGCCCCTCCTCTCGCCCCGCGCCATCGCCGAGCCGCCTGTCTTCGGACGAGGACGGGCCGTCGCTCTCTACGACGGCACGGCGCGCGAGATCGTCCATCGCCTCAAATACGAGGACCGGCTCGATCTCGCCGTGCCGATGGCCCGGATGATGGCCGCGCGCGGGCGCGAGCTGCTCGCCGAGGCGGATTGCGTCGTGCCGGTGCCGCTCCATCGCTGGCGCCTGTTCCGGCGCCGCTTCAACCAATCCGCCCTCCTCGCCCGTCCGATCGCCCGCTCGTCCGGACTGCCCTTCGAGCCCGGCGCGCTGAAGCGCGTGCGGGCGACCCGCTCCCAGGTGGGCCTGAGCCGGGCGGGGCGCGCCGCGAACCTCCAAGGGGCCTTTCGAGTCCCGGAGGCGGGGCGCCCGCGGCTGCAGGGCCGGCGTGTGCTCCTCGTCGACGACGTCACCACGACCGGTGCCACCGCGAACGCCGCCGCCCGCGCGCTGCTGCGGGGCGGAGCGGCCGACGTCGACCTCCTCACCTTCGCCCTCGTCGCGCAGGATCCGCTCTGA